The Paraburkholderia agricolaris genome includes the window AACGCCAATCAGCTGCACCAAAGTGTCGTCAATGTACGGGTAAAAGATACCCATTGCATTCGAACCACCGCCAACGCACGCAATCACGGCATCCGGCTGACGGCCCACCAATTCGGGCATCTGCACTTTGCACTCATCGCCGATCACGCGCTGGAAGTCGCGCACCATCATCGGATACGGGTGCGGTCCCGCCACTGTGCCGATGATGTAGAAGGTGTTTTCGACGTTGGTCACCCAGTCGCGCATCGCTTCATTGAGCGCATCCTTCAGCGTGCGCGAGCCTGACTGCACGGGAACGACGGTCGCGCCGAGCAGCTTCATCCGGTACACGTTGGCGGCCTGGCGGCGCACGTCCTCCTCGCCCATGTAGACCACGCATTCCATGCCGAAGCGCGCCGCGATGGTCGCGGTCGCTACGCCGTGCTGGCCCGCGCCGGTTTCCGCGATCACGCGCGGTTTGCCCATGCGCTTTGCGAGCAGCGCCTGGCCGATCACGTTATTGATCTTGTGCGCGCCGGTGTGATTCAGGTCTTCACGCTTAAGGAAGATCTGCGCGCCGCCGAGCATTTCGCTCCAGCGCTGTGCGTGATAAATCGGGGAC containing:
- the trpB gene encoding tryptophan synthase subunit beta, producing the protein MYNLPDERGHFGPYGGVFVAETLVHALNELRAAYEKYQKDPEFVAEYQRELKHFVGRPSPIYHAQRWSEMLGGAQIFLKREDLNHTGAHKINNVIGQALLAKRMGKPRVIAETGAGQHGVATATIAARFGMECVVYMGEEDVRRQAANVYRMKLLGATVVPVQSGSRTLKDALNEAMRDWVTNVENTFYIIGTVAGPHPYPMMVRDFQRVIGDECKVQMPELVGRQPDAVIACVGGGSNAMGIFYPYIDDTLVQLIGVEPAGDGIETGRHASSLIGGSPGVLHGNRTYLLQDENGQIIETHSISAGLDYPGVGPEHAWLKDSKRAQYVSITDEEALKGFHDCCRIEGIIPALESSHALAYAAKLAPTLPKDKVLLVNLSGRGDKDMHTVAERSGIQF